One Bacteroidota bacterium genomic region harbors:
- a CDS encoding heme-copper oxidase subunit III, with amino-acid sequence MSQHLHAHPHEDPMSHVSPPSFWPILAALGAGVLFTGVVLYFYGSPLGIWSLLVGGVLALGSLIGWATEILTQHVHDPDALQRMLNRGFLFFLVSEAAIFAAFFAHYYYQRILVFESWPPAGAPKLETQLPAIATLILLTSGVTARIARSSFVQKGKRGAAKSWILITVVLASIFLAIEAYEWGLLKEFDNFTHQTTMAGTYLYVMTGFHALHVLTGIVLWALVYLRLELGHMSPRFHFSFNAAGWYWDFVDLVWVFLFFSIYLI; translated from the coding sequence ATGAGCCAGCATTTGCATGCGCACCCTCACGAAGACCCCATGAGCCACGTAAGCCCGCCAAGCTTCTGGCCCATTTTGGCCGCGCTGGGGGCCGGGGTGCTCTTTACCGGGGTCGTGCTTTATTTCTACGGCAGCCCCTTGGGTATATGGTCTCTGCTCGTGGGCGGCGTACTCGCCTTGGGCTCGCTCATCGGATGGGCCACAGAGATCTTGACGCAGCACGTTCATGACCCCGATGCACTGCAGCGCATGCTCAATCGGGGCTTTCTGTTTTTCCTCGTGTCCGAAGCCGCGATCTTCGCCGCTTTTTTTGCGCACTACTACTACCAACGGATCCTGGTCTTTGAGAGCTGGCCGCCGGCCGGAGCCCCGAAGCTGGAGACCCAGCTGCCGGCCATCGCCACCTTAATCCTGCTCACCAGCGGGGTAACGGCTCGGATCGCCCGCAGCAGCTTTGTGCAGAAGGGCAAGCGTGGAGCGGCCAAGAGCTGGATCCTGATCACCGTCGTGCTGGCCTCTATCTTTCTGGCCATAGAGGCCTACGAGTGGGGGCTGCTTAAGGAGTTCGACAACTTCACGCACCAGACCACTATGGCCGGCACGTATCTATACGTTATGACCGGCTTTCATGCCCTGCACGTGCTTACGGGCATCGTGCTTTGGGCCCTGGTGTACCTTCGGCTTGAGCTCGGCCACATGAGCCCCCGATTTCATTTCTCCTTTAACGCGGCCGGCTGGTACTGGGATTTCGTGGATCTGGTTTGGGTCTTTCTCTTTTTCAGTATCTACCTGATCTGA
- a CDS encoding cytochrome c oxidase assembly protein translates to MDRDRRNRVLLLSLVFIAAAMFGFAFVNVPLFQVLCRALGINLSPNNPQAAAPAQGPTREVRVGFVASVADGLPLRLQVQEALQRYRLGERGQNLYWVENLSADTVYFRAIHSVVPEDAARKMSLLECFCFDDITLAPRERRELPVIYVFSRDLRPEVGRITMSYTLYRRNPDERTPAR, encoded by the coding sequence ATGGACCGAGACCGCCGCAATAGAGTTCTGCTGCTGAGCCTGGTCTTCATAGCTGCGGCCATGTTTGGATTTGCTTTTGTAAACGTGCCTCTGTTTCAGGTCCTATGTCGGGCCCTGGGCATAAACCTTTCGCCCAACAACCCGCAGGCCGCCGCCCCGGCCCAAGGCCCCACTCGGGAGGTCCGAGTGGGCTTTGTGGCCTCGGTTGCCGACGGTCTTCCGCTGCGCTTGCAGGTTCAGGAGGCCCTGCAGCGCTATCGGCTCGGTGAGCGGGGCCAAAACCTATACTGGGTCGAAAACCTTTCGGCCGATACGGTATATTTTCGGGCCATTCACAGCGTTGTGCCCGAAGATGCGGCGCGCAAGATGAGCCTGCTGGAGTGCTTCTGTTTTGATGATATCACCTTAGCTCCACGCGAGCGCCGGGAACTGCCCGTGATCTACGTGTTCAGCCGTGATCTGCGCCCCGAGGTGGGCCGTATTACGATGAGCTATACCTTGTATCGACGCAACCCAGATGAGCGCACACCCGCCCGCTGA
- a CDS encoding SDR family oxidoreductase, with the protein MVLADADRVVLITGASTGIGLALVRALERTGFRVVATARAESLGRFLQAGITPNERRMIVPLDVRRPEERQAALAMVRAQWGAVDVLINNAAIAYRAVCEHMGEEDDLEQLRTNYLAPLELARLVLPEMRARRRGHIINISSVAGMMAMPTMGPYSASKFALEGATEALWYEARPWRVRVCLVEPGFVHSESFRNARFTSRSRQALEDPSDPYHRYYSSMLPFIERMMRWSWATPEHVARRILRLMRDPDPPLRVQATVDARLFALLRRLLPARLYHRVLYAALPGVRRWVRSSSTLTPAPRA; encoded by the coding sequence ATGGTCCTTGCGGATGCAGATCGCGTGGTGCTGATCACGGGCGCGAGTACGGGCATCGGACTAGCGCTGGTGCGGGCGCTGGAGCGTACGGGCTTCCGGGTTGTGGCCACGGCGCGGGCTGAGTCCTTGGGGCGCTTCTTGCAGGCGGGAATTACGCCAAATGAGCGTCGCATGATCGTACCCCTGGACGTGAGGCGCCCAGAGGAGCGTCAAGCCGCCCTGGCGATGGTGCGCGCCCAATGGGGCGCCGTGGATGTGCTCATCAATAACGCTGCCATCGCCTATCGCGCCGTCTGTGAGCACATGGGTGAGGAGGATGATCTGGAACAGTTGCGCACCAACTATCTGGCTCCGCTGGAGCTCGCTCGCTTGGTGTTGCCGGAGATGCGAGCCCGACGCCGGGGGCATATCATCAACATCTCCTCTGTGGCTGGCATGATGGCCATGCCCACGATGGGCCCCTATAGCGCGTCCAAGTTTGCTCTGGAGGGGGCTACTGAGGCGCTTTGGTATGAGGCCCGCCCCTGGAGGGTGCGGGTTTGCCTGGTGGAACCGGGCTTTGTGCATTCTGAGTCCTTTCGTAACGCCCGTTTTACGAGCCGAAGCCGACAAGCGCTGGAGGACCCCTCCGATCCGTATCACCGATACTACAGCTCAATGCTTCCCTTTATTGAGCGCATGATGCGTTGGTCGTGGGCCACCCCAGAGCACGTGGCCCGACGCATTCTACGCCTTATGCGCGATCCCGATCCCCCTCTTCGCGTCCAGGCCACGGTCGACGCGCGCCTTTTTGCCCTGCTGAGGCGTCTGTTGCCGGCTCGGCTGTACCATCGGGTCCTGTACGCGGCTCTTCCGGGCGTGCGTAGGTGGGTGCGATCTTCCAGCACGCTCACTCCAGCCCCCAGGGCTTGA
- a CDS encoding heme o synthase, protein MRLWHYLELSKPTITLLVLLTAATALVAEGEVVRRPVDFGMILLAIFLTSASANALNQYFERERDAQMRRTAQRRPLPRGLLKPKEALLFAVAAGLLGVGLLAVRFNLLSAFLALLTIGFYSFFYTLWLKPRTAQNIVIGGAAGAMGPVIAWAAATGGLELTPWILFLVIFFWTPPHFWALALMVKQDYERVRLPMMPVVKGDPYTLRQILLYTVVTFLASLALLAVKAGLIYLIFAVGLGLWFLYRAYDSYRRRTVESYRKLFGASILYLLALFVGVMVDAVFRVQWTR, encoded by the coding sequence ATGCGTCTGTGGCACTACCTCGAGCTCAGTAAACCCACGATCACGCTGCTTGTGCTGCTGACGGCCGCTACGGCCTTGGTGGCCGAGGGAGAGGTAGTGCGCCGGCCCGTCGACTTCGGGATGATTCTCCTGGCCATTTTCCTTACGAGCGCCTCGGCCAACGCCCTCAACCAGTATTTTGAGCGGGAGCGCGACGCGCAGATGCGCCGCACAGCCCAACGTCGTCCCCTGCCCCGAGGTCTGCTGAAGCCCAAGGAGGCCCTGCTTTTCGCTGTGGCGGCGGGACTTCTGGGTGTGGGGCTACTGGCCGTGCGCTTTAACCTGCTGAGCGCCTTTCTGGCCCTGCTTACGATCGGCTTTTACAGCTTTTTCTACACCTTATGGCTTAAGCCCCGCACGGCGCAGAACATCGTCATCGGCGGCGCGGCCGGAGCTATGGGGCCCGTAATCGCCTGGGCTGCCGCCACAGGGGGGCTGGAACTCACCCCGTGGATCTTGTTTTTGGTGATCTTCTTCTGGACTCCCCCGCATTTTTGGGCCCTGGCTCTGATGGTCAAGCAGGATTACGAACGGGTGCGCCTGCCCATGATGCCCGTCGTCAAGGGTGATCCGTACACGCTGCGGCAGATCCTCCTCTACACCGTCGTGACGTTCTTGGCTAGTTTAGCCCTGTTGGCCGTTAAGGCTGGGCTGATATACTTGATCTTTGCCGTCGGCTTGGGGCTGTGGTTTTTGTATCGCGCCTACGATTCGTACCGCCGGCGCACCGTTGAGTCCTACCGCAAGCTCTTTGGGGCCTCGATCTTGTATCTGCTGGCCCTCTTCGTGGGCGTGATGGTGGATGCCGTGTTTCGGGTGCAATGGACGCGATAA